From Moraxella sp. K1664, one genomic window encodes:
- a CDS encoding ribonuclease Z — MFKLTFLGTSSGVPTRERNVSALALECIANAHAKRHAWLLIDCGEGTQHQLIKSHLSPNGLSTILITHTHGDHCYGLGGLLASLGMNRRTKPLTLIAPKAIAKLLDTLTIVSELYFNYPIDFIAIEDNLERELSLDLGDNHRIDIRLHTLSHRIASFGFEINQTLDKDKLLTDKLKADNIANRYWHEILKADTPLTLDDNTINPHDYKVNIQSTTKIVIAGDNDTPSLLTQAVKDCHALVHEATYTDDVMQKIVNKPAELGGFDPKHSSAKMVAQFAHACHVPMLILTHFSARYAPFDNDTAKQPNMGHIRKEVERYYDGKLVLAKDFLQVAVGLDTIN, encoded by the coding sequence ATGTTCAAGCTCACTTTTTTAGGCACATCAAGCGGTGTGCCAACCCGTGAACGCAACGTCTCTGCTCTTGCCTTAGAATGCATTGCCAACGCCCATGCCAAACGCCATGCTTGGCTACTCATCGACTGCGGAGAAGGTACACAGCATCAGCTCATAAAAAGCCATCTGTCGCCCAATGGCTTATCCACCATACTCATCACTCACACGCATGGCGACCACTGTTATGGGCTGGGCGGACTTTTGGCGAGCCTTGGCATGAACAGACGCACCAAGCCTTTGACGCTCATCGCCCCAAAAGCCATCGCCAAACTGCTGGATACGCTAACCATCGTGAGCGAACTGTATTTTAATTATCCCATTGATTTTATTGCCATTGAGGATAATTTGGAGCGTGAGCTATCCCTTGATTTGGGCGATAATCATCGCATTGATATACGCCTGCACACGCTATCGCACCGCATTGCATCGTTTGGGTTTGAGATTAACCAGACGCTTGACAAAGACAAACTTTTGACCGATAAATTAAAAGCCGATAACATCGCCAATAGGTATTGGCATGAGATTTTGAAGGCGGATACGCCCCTAACACTTGATGATAATACCATCAATCCGCATGACTACAAAGTCAATATCCAAAGCACCACCAAAATCGTCATCGCAGGCGACAACGACACGCCAAGCCTACTGACCCAAGCCGTCAAAGACTGCCACGCCCTCGTCCATGAGGCGACCTATACCGATGATGTCATGCAAAAAATAGTGAACAAACCTGCCGAGCTGGGCGGATTTGACCCCAAGCATTCTAGTGCCAAAATGGTTGCTCAATTTGCCCACGCCTGCCACGTTCCCATGCTGATATTGACCCATTTTAGTGCCAGATATGCCCCTTTTGATAATGACACTGCCAAACAGCCCAACATGGGGCATATCCGCAAGGAAGTGGAGCGGTATTATGACGGCAAACTGGTGCTGGCAAAGGATTTTTTGCAAGTGGCAGTGGGTTTGGATACTATCAATTAA